The following coding sequences are from one Pseudodesulfovibrio sp. S3 window:
- a CDS encoding ATP-binding protein produces MVNKSSTALENLMGIEHSKLNFFQELRHSIEELTVSNQESEGQRREIAAILDGITDVMMVLSEDLRILSVNHVFLELFPDIDPIGRYCYEIFRNTNFPCSECPAFRSLSLDIVCRETAIFRIDGRNMQFQMVASPLKNPYLPEHRVLIFKRDVTMEKEYQAKFYQAEKMATMGMLAAGVAHEVNNPLTAVAGFAEGIKRRLPRLEGKVGDELFEDFKEYTDTILKECDRCQTIVQTLLTFSRPVVSDFMPVSLNRVVNDTIRILQHHFKKHPRLRVSVSLAEVLPMIYGDEAQLKQVALNLLTNAVDAIGEKGELCVATTLFEGGVRMVVSDTGCGIPEKNLDKLFDPFFTTKPVGKGIGIGLATCYHIVRDHGGEITVNSDLGVGTCFAVTLPLRQRDHNE; encoded by the coding sequence ATGGTGAACAAATCGAGTACGGCCCTTGAGAATCTCATGGGCATTGAGCACAGCAAGCTCAATTTCTTTCAGGAATTGCGTCATAGTATCGAAGAACTGACAGTCAGCAACCAGGAGTCCGAGGGCCAGCGGCGCGAGATTGCGGCCATCCTCGACGGCATCACCGATGTCATGATGGTTCTTTCCGAGGACCTGCGGATACTGTCTGTGAATCATGTCTTTCTGGAGCTCTTCCCAGACATCGACCCCATCGGCCGCTATTGCTATGAAATTTTCAGGAATACCAATTTCCCGTGCAGCGAGTGTCCTGCCTTTCGCTCCTTGAGTCTTGATATTGTATGCAGGGAAACGGCTATCTTCCGCATAGACGGCCGCAACATGCAGTTCCAGATGGTTGCCTCGCCCCTGAAGAATCCGTACCTGCCCGAGCACCGGGTGTTGATTTTCAAGCGGGACGTGACCATGGAAAAGGAGTACCAGGCCAAATTCTATCAGGCCGAAAAAATGGCGACCATGGGAATGCTGGCGGCGGGCGTGGCCCACGAGGTCAACAACCCGCTGACCGCTGTGGCCGGATTTGCCGAAGGCATCAAGCGCCGTTTGCCCAGGCTTGAGGGCAAGGTGGGTGACGAACTTTTCGAGGATTTCAAGGAATACACGGATACGATCCTCAAGGAATGCGACCGCTGTCAGACCATCGTTCAGACCCTGTTGACCTTCAGCCGCCCGGTTGTTTCGGACTTCATGCCGGTCAGCCTCAACCGTGTGGTGAACGATACCATCCGCATCTTGCAACACCATTTCAAGAAACATCCGCGTCTGCGGGTATCCGTTTCCCTGGCCGAAGTGTTGCCCATGATCTACGGCGACGAGGCTCAGTTGAAGCAGGTGGCCCTGAATCTCCTGACCAATGCCGTGGACGCCATTGGTGAGAAGGGGGAACTGTGCGTGGCGACCACGCTCTTCGAGGGCGGGGTGCGAATGGTGGTCAGCGATACCGGATGCGGCATTCCCGAGAAGAATCTGGACAAACTTTTTGACCCGTTCTTTACGACCAAGCCGGTAGGCAAGGGCATTGGTATCGGGTTGGCGACCTGCTATCACATAGTCCGGGATCACGGCGGGGAAATCACGGTTAACAGCGACCTGGGGGTGGGGACGTGCTTCGCTGTCACTCTTCCCCTGAGGCAGAGGGATCATAATGAGTAA
- a CDS encoding iron-containing alcohol dehydrogenase: protein MPITKFAIPEVIFGEGSIKYLAPCARRLGAKRILLVSDPGVEEAGWVEVVMDMLKRDALECVYFSEVSSNPRDWQVHKGAELYGETGADVIVGLGGGSPIDAAKGISTIVGNGGRISDYEGANKIMRPLPPMIFIPSTAGSGSDVSQFCIITDMERQVKISIISRSLVPNLSIIDPNLLATKSRELIVASAIDALAHAVESYVSRLASPFSEPQSMQAIRLFMDNIHEAVNSRSPEALKNLSIASTAAGMAFSNAGLGIAHSLAHSIGGRFDVLHGLVHPVLLPTVMRFNLPSKLEKLARVGFELTGVRYKSDEMQALKGIEHLEKLFEDLEATRRLRDLLPDNGELERLCRKALPDACTLTNPREADCGDLMKICEAAW from the coding sequence TCTCGCCCCCTGTGCTCGCCGCTTGGGGGCAAAGCGCATTTTACTGGTCAGCGACCCCGGTGTTGAAGAGGCGGGTTGGGTCGAGGTGGTCATGGATATGCTCAAGCGGGACGCCCTCGAGTGCGTCTACTTCAGCGAAGTGAGTTCAAACCCCCGCGACTGGCAGGTTCACAAGGGTGCAGAATTGTACGGCGAGACCGGCGCGGATGTCATTGTCGGACTTGGCGGGGGAAGCCCGATCGACGCGGCCAAGGGAATTTCCACCATCGTCGGCAACGGTGGGAGGATCAGCGACTATGAAGGCGCCAACAAGATCATGCGGCCCCTTCCTCCAATGATATTTATCCCTTCCACTGCAGGAAGCGGGTCGGATGTTTCCCAGTTCTGCATCATCACCGACATGGAACGGCAGGTGAAGATATCCATCATCAGCCGCTCGCTGGTGCCCAACCTGTCCATCATCGATCCCAATCTGTTGGCGACCAAAAGCCGTGAACTGATCGTTGCCTCGGCCATCGACGCCCTGGCCCATGCCGTGGAATCCTATGTCTCCCGACTGGCGTCCCCATTTTCCGAACCTCAGTCCATGCAGGCCATCCGGCTGTTCATGGACAACATCCATGAAGCCGTGAATTCCCGTTCTCCCGAGGCCCTGAAGAATCTGAGCATTGCCAGCACTGCGGCGGGCATGGCCTTCAGCAACGCGGGCCTGGGCATCGCCCATTCCCTGGCCCATTCCATCGGTGGACGGTTCGACGTGCTGCACGGCCTGGTACACCCTGTCCTGCTCCCCACGGTTATGCGTTTCAATCTCCCCTCAAAGCTTGAAAAGTTGGCCCGTGTCGGTTTTGAACTGACCGGCGTTCGGTACAAGTCCGACGAGATGCAGGCCCTGAAGGGGATAGAACATCTGGAGAAACTGTTCGAGGATTTGGAGGCGACCCGACGCCTGCGTGACCTTCTTCCCGATAACGGTGAGCTTGAGCGGCTCTGTCGCAAGGCCCTGCCGGACGCCTGCACACTGACCAATCCCCGAGAAGCGGATTGTGGTGACCTTATGAAAATATGCGAGGCGGCATGGTGA